A stretch of Saccharothrix texasensis DNA encodes these proteins:
- a CDS encoding glycoside hydrolase family 13 protein, protein MRRSSDLQPEIADESAWWRDAVFYQVYVRSFADANGDGVGDLDGIRSRLGYLELLGVDALWLTPFFTSPMADHGYDVADPRDVDPLFGDLAAFDRLVTEAHAHNLKVTIDLVPNHTSDRHAWFQAALRAGPGSVERDRFVFRDGGGFDGSVPPNNWPSQFGGPAWTRVPDGQWYLHLFAPEQPDLNWDNPEVAADLTRTLRFWLDRGVDGFRIDVAHGMAKPFGLPNIDPRAQLGAGVMHDNSLDPRFDNDGVHEVHRMIRKVIDEYPGRMAVGEIWVKDDERFARYIRPDELHLGFNFRLVGAPFDADGVRSAIEHSLGAVRGLDTPPTWTLSNHDVTRHVTRYGGGAIGAQRAKAMTLVELALPGVVYLYNGEELGLPDVELPEWALQDPIWLRSGHTDRGRDGCRVPLPWEGDTPPFGFSQAVTTWLPQPNEWAGLTAESQLEDPGSMLSFYRQALELRKSQPAFDGDELEWYGAPPGCFAFRRKGGGLICALNTSGGPVPLPPGEILLASGPMDGNQLPPDTAVWLV, encoded by the coding sequence GTGCGACGATCCTCCGATCTACAACCAGAGATCGCCGACGAGTCCGCCTGGTGGCGTGACGCCGTCTTCTACCAGGTCTACGTCCGATCGTTCGCCGACGCGAACGGTGACGGCGTGGGCGACCTCGACGGTATCCGCTCCCGGCTCGGCTACCTCGAACTGCTGGGCGTGGACGCCCTCTGGCTCACGCCGTTCTTCACCTCGCCCATGGCCGACCACGGCTACGACGTGGCCGACCCGCGTGACGTCGACCCGCTGTTCGGCGACCTGGCCGCGTTCGACCGGCTGGTGACCGAGGCGCACGCCCACAACCTCAAGGTCACCATCGACCTGGTCCCGAACCACACCAGCGACCGGCACGCCTGGTTCCAGGCCGCGCTGCGGGCCGGGCCGGGGTCGGTCGAGCGGGACCGGTTCGTGTTCCGCGACGGCGGCGGGTTCGACGGGTCCGTGCCGCCGAACAACTGGCCCAGCCAGTTCGGCGGGCCGGCGTGGACCCGGGTGCCCGACGGGCAGTGGTACCTGCACCTGTTCGCGCCCGAGCAGCCCGACCTGAACTGGGACAACCCCGAGGTCGCCGCCGACCTGACGCGCACGCTGCGGTTCTGGCTCGACCGCGGTGTCGACGGGTTCCGCATCGACGTGGCGCACGGCATGGCCAAGCCCTTCGGGTTGCCGAACATCGATCCGCGGGCGCAGCTGGGCGCGGGCGTCATGCACGACAACTCGCTGGACCCCCGGTTCGACAACGACGGCGTGCACGAGGTGCACCGGATGATCCGCAAGGTCATCGACGAGTACCCGGGCCGGATGGCCGTCGGCGAGATCTGGGTGAAGGACGACGAGCGGTTCGCCCGCTACATCCGGCCCGACGAGCTGCACCTCGGGTTCAACTTCCGGCTCGTCGGGGCGCCGTTCGACGCGGACGGCGTGCGGTCGGCGATCGAGCACTCGCTGGGCGCGGTCCGCGGCCTGGACACGCCTCCCACCTGGACGTTGTCCAACCACGACGTGACGCGGCACGTGACGCGGTACGGCGGCGGCGCGATCGGCGCGCAGCGGGCGAAGGCGATGACGCTGGTCGAGCTGGCGCTGCCCGGCGTGGTCTACCTCTACAACGGCGAGGAGCTCGGCCTGCCGGACGTGGAGCTGCCCGAGTGGGCGTTGCAGGACCCGATCTGGCTGCGGTCCGGGCACACCGACCGCGGTCGGGACGGGTGCCGGGTGCCGCTGCCGTGGGAGGGCGACACGCCGCCGTTCGGCTTCTCCCAGGCCGTGACCACGTGGCTGCCGCAGCCGAACGAGTGGGCGGGCCTGACCGCCGAGTCGCAGCTGGAAGACCCGGGGTCGATGCTGTCGTTCTACCGGCAGGCGCTGGAGCTGCGGAAGTCGCAGCCGGCGTTCGACGGCGACGAGCTGGAGTGGTACGGCGCGCCGCCCGGGTGCTTCGCGTTCCGGCGCAAGGGCGGCGGGCTGATCTGCGCGCTGAACACGTCCGGCGGCCCGGTGCCGCTGCCGCCCGGCGAGATCCTGCTGGCCAGCGGCCCGATGGACGGCAACCAGCTGCCGCCCGACACGGCGGTCTGGCTGGTCTAG
- a CDS encoding acyl-CoA thioesterase: MGVFVTGVRPRWSDMDAFGHVNHANTVTLLEEARIDLLFTEAARHGVPEMSRGLVVARLVVDYLSPVVFTGEEIVVEMSVRELKSASFTLDYTVRGGRQEGSAVVTTAETLMVPYNLTAGRPRRLLEAERDFLAGWRAGGNGA, encoded by the coding sequence TTGGGTGTGTTCGTCACGGGCGTTCGGCCGCGCTGGTCGGACATGGACGCGTTCGGCCACGTCAACCACGCCAACACGGTGACCTTGCTCGAAGAGGCGCGCATCGACCTGCTGTTCACCGAGGCCGCCAGGCACGGTGTGCCGGAGATGTCGCGCGGCCTGGTCGTTGCCCGGCTCGTCGTGGACTACCTCTCGCCGGTGGTGTTCACCGGTGAGGAGATCGTGGTGGAGATGTCCGTGCGGGAATTGAAGTCCGCGTCGTTCACGTTGGACTACACGGTCCGCGGCGGTCGCCAGGAGGGCAGTGCCGTCGTCACGACGGCGGAGACCCTCATGGTGCCGTACAACCTGACGGCCGGGCGTCCGCGCCGTCTTCTCGAAGCCGAGCGCGATTTCCTCGCGGGCTGGCGTGCCGGAGGTAATGGTGCCTGA
- a CDS encoding carbohydrate-binding module family 20 domain-containing protein, giving the protein MTATLFQWPFARVAAECTNVLGPKGYGFVEVSPATEHIQGSQWWTSYQPVSYRIAGRLGDETAFRNMVNTCHAAGVKVIADAVINHMSAGSGTGTGGSSYAKYNYPGVYSDPDFHSCRTAISDYRNRDNVQNCELVNLSDLNTGSDYVRGRIATYLNHLISLGVDGFRIDAAKHMAAADLAAIKSRLSNPGIYWVHEVIYGAGEAVQPGEYTGSGDVDEFRYAYDLKRIFNNENLAYLSTFGQSWGYLASGQARSFVDNWDTERNGSTLTYRDGSTYTLANVFMLAWPYGSPNVYSGYEFSNHDAGPPSGSECYTSGWKCQHRWTQISSMVQFRNAVAGTAVVNWWDNGGDAIAFGRGNKGFVAINRESSAMTRTFQTSLPAGSYCNVQQDGCVAVAVGSNGQFTATLGAGEALALHVGATGIGNPPAGTTSFAVNATTSLGQNIFVVGDHPSLGAWNTGAAVALSSAAYPTWRGSVSLPAGTSFQYKYIRKDAGGAVTWESGTNRSATSPAVLSDTWRG; this is encoded by the coding sequence GTGACCGCGACCTTGTTCCAGTGGCCGTTCGCGCGGGTCGCCGCGGAGTGCACGAACGTGCTCGGCCCGAAGGGCTACGGGTTCGTGGAGGTGTCACCGGCCACCGAGCACATCCAGGGCTCCCAGTGGTGGACCTCCTACCAGCCCGTCAGCTACCGCATCGCCGGACGCCTCGGTGACGAGACCGCGTTCCGGAACATGGTGAACACCTGCCACGCGGCGGGCGTGAAGGTCATCGCGGACGCGGTGATCAACCACATGAGCGCCGGGTCGGGCACGGGCACCGGCGGCTCGTCGTACGCGAAGTACAACTACCCCGGCGTCTACAGCGACCCGGACTTCCACTCGTGCCGCACCGCGATCAGCGACTACCGCAACCGCGACAACGTGCAGAACTGCGAGCTGGTCAACCTGTCGGACCTGAACACCGGCAGCGACTACGTGCGCGGGCGGATCGCGACCTACCTGAACCACCTGATCTCGCTCGGCGTGGACGGGTTCCGGATCGACGCGGCCAAGCACATGGCGGCGGCCGACCTGGCCGCGATCAAGTCCCGGCTGAGCAACCCGGGCATCTACTGGGTGCACGAGGTGATCTACGGGGCCGGCGAGGCCGTGCAGCCCGGCGAGTACACCGGATCGGGTGATGTCGACGAGTTCCGGTACGCCTACGACCTCAAGCGGATCTTCAACAACGAGAACCTGGCGTACCTGAGCACGTTCGGGCAGTCGTGGGGCTACCTGGCGAGCGGTCAGGCGCGGTCGTTCGTGGACAACTGGGACACCGAGCGCAACGGGTCGACGTTGACCTACCGCGACGGCTCGACGTACACGCTGGCGAACGTGTTCATGCTGGCGTGGCCCTACGGTTCCCCGAACGTGTACTCGGGTTACGAGTTCTCCAACCACGACGCCGGGCCGCCGTCCGGGTCGGAGTGCTACACGTCCGGGTGGAAGTGCCAGCACCGGTGGACGCAGATCTCGTCGATGGTCCAGTTCCGCAACGCGGTGGCCGGCACGGCGGTCGTGAACTGGTGGGACAACGGCGGCGACGCCATCGCGTTCGGGCGGGGCAACAAGGGCTTCGTCGCGATCAACCGGGAGTCGTCGGCGATGACGCGGACGTTCCAGACCTCGCTGCCCGCCGGGTCGTACTGCAACGTGCAGCAGGACGGGTGCGTCGCGGTGGCGGTCGGGTCGAACGGCCAGTTCACCGCCACGTTGGGCGCGGGCGAGGCGTTGGCGCTGCACGTCGGCGCGACGGGGATCGGCAACCCGCCGGCCGGGACGACGTCGTTCGCGGTGAACGCCACCACGTCGTTGGGGCAGAACATCTTCGTGGTCGGCGACCACCCGTCGCTCGGCGCGTGGAACACGGGCGCGGCGGTCGCGCTGTCCTCGGCGGCGTACCCGACGTGGCGGGGATCGGTGTCGCTGCCGGCGGGGACGTCGTTCCAGTACAAGTACATCCGGAAGGACGCCGGCGGCGCGGTGACGTGGGAGAGCGGAACGAACCGGTCGGCGACGTCACCGGCGGTGCTGTCGGACACCTGGCGCGGTTAG
- a CDS encoding globin, which produces MTTPPENFYEAVGGYETFHKIVAVFYQEVADDPVLRPLYPEEDLGPAEERFRLFLMQYWGGPHTYSDNRGHPRLRMRHAPFVIGPAERDAWLRCIKVGVDAVDLSPEHRKQLWAYLEMAANSMMNAWV; this is translated from the coding sequence GTGACCACTCCTCCGGAGAACTTCTACGAAGCAGTGGGCGGGTACGAGACGTTCCACAAGATCGTCGCCGTCTTCTACCAGGAAGTGGCCGACGATCCCGTCCTGCGTCCGCTGTACCCCGAAGAGGACCTCGGTCCCGCCGAGGAGCGCTTCCGGCTGTTCCTGATGCAGTACTGGGGCGGCCCGCACACGTACTCGGACAACCGGGGTCATCCTCGGTTGCGGATGCGTCACGCTCCGTTCGTCATCGGTCCCGCGGAGCGGGACGCCTGGTTGCGCTGCATCAAGGTCGGCGTCGACGCGGTCGACCTCTCCCCCGAGCACCGCAAGCAGCTCTGGGCGTACCTGGAGATGGCCGCGAACAGCATGATGAACGCCTGGGTGTGA
- a CDS encoding DNA glycosylase AlkZ-like family protein, whose amino-acid sequence MTSLAARMRAQRLSHPASDATDLLASIFALQAQDVPAARLAARARGVRSLDGPLVRTWAMRGTLHLLHRDDLWVVQLLGPTFIAAGRRRREQLGLTDELCARALPALREVLTEPVDRAELVRRLAEVGVVLDPGSQAPAHLLAFAANSGVLCRGLDDTYRLLRVDCEPRGVDELWRRYRRAYGPATPDDFAAWSGLPKRQLEDLPEVAASPTRPAEPATPTGVVRMLGHFDTYLLGYRDRSAALAPEHAPLVQTGGGFLTPHVVVDGRVVAVWRRDGALFTVRPFDDRAERPDVAEEVADLGRFLDVDARLTWQ is encoded by the coding sequence ATGACGTCGCTCGCGGCACGGATGCGGGCCCAACGGCTCTCGCACCCGGCTTCCGACGCGACGGACCTGCTCGCCTCGATCTTCGCCCTGCAAGCCCAGGACGTCCCGGCGGCACGGCTCGCAGCGCGCGCCCGGGGCGTGAGGTCCCTCGACGGGCCCTTGGTGCGCACCTGGGCCATGCGCGGCACCCTCCACCTGCTCCACCGGGACGACCTGTGGGTGGTGCAGCTGCTCGGTCCGACCTTCATCGCCGCCGGGCGACGCCGCCGCGAACAACTCGGCCTCACCGACGAGCTGTGCGCTCGCGCGCTGCCCGCGCTCCGCGAAGTCCTGACCGAGCCGGTGGACCGCGCCGAACTCGTGCGCCGGCTCGCCGAGGTCGGCGTGGTCCTCGACCCGGGATCGCAGGCGCCCGCGCACCTGCTGGCGTTCGCCGCGAACTCCGGCGTGCTGTGCCGGGGGCTGGACGACACCTACCGCCTCCTGCGGGTCGACTGCGAACCCCGCGGCGTGGACGAGCTGTGGCGGCGCTACCGGCGTGCCTACGGACCCGCCACGCCCGACGACTTCGCGGCTTGGAGCGGCCTGCCCAAGCGTCAGCTCGAAGACCTGCCCGAGGTGGCGGCCTCCCCGACCCGCCCGGCCGAACCGGCCACCCCGACCGGCGTCGTGCGGATGCTCGGCCACTTCGACACCTACCTCCTCGGCTACCGCGACCGCTCCGCGGCCCTCGCCCCCGAACACGCGCCGCTCGTGCAGACCGGCGGCGGTTTCCTCACCCCTCACGTCGTCGTGGACGGCCGGGTCGTCGCGGTGTGGCGGCGCGACGGCGCGCTCTTCACCGTGCGGCCGTTCGACGACCGCGCAGAACGGCCGGACGTCGCGGAAGAGGTCGCCGACCTGGGTCGATTCCTCGACGTGGACGCGCGCTTAACCTGGCAGTAG
- a CDS encoding helix-turn-helix domain-containing protein: MSDTTNALGAYLRARRELVTPQQAGIPGVGVRRVPGLRREEVAMLAGISADYYLRLERGRDRNPSVQVIESIARVLQLDDDHIAHLMTLVSEAPRQRRPREEVPPPGALKLVDSLAQPAFIEGRYFDVLASNSLARALSPHLTAGGNQLRDMFLVPAVQALHPDWEDVTECFVANLRQAVGNDFDDPRFVELTEELSLASPRFRRLWARHEVRGQRGTPIRINHPQVGELTLNRERLAIAGTDGLMLVVCHPDAGSADADKLALLASSDLPTRPRRNRGAPLDNAAVG, translated from the coding sequence ATGAGCGACACGACGAATGCCCTCGGCGCGTACCTGCGGGCCCGACGCGAGCTCGTGACGCCCCAGCAGGCCGGCATCCCCGGCGTGGGCGTGCGGCGCGTGCCCGGGTTGCGCCGCGAGGAAGTCGCCATGCTCGCCGGCATCAGCGCCGACTACTACCTGCGGCTGGAACGCGGCCGTGACCGCAACCCGTCCGTCCAGGTCATCGAGTCGATCGCGCGCGTGCTCCAGCTCGACGACGACCACATCGCGCACCTGATGACGTTGGTGTCGGAAGCTCCCCGGCAACGCCGCCCGCGTGAGGAGGTCCCGCCGCCCGGTGCGCTCAAGCTGGTGGACTCCCTCGCCCAGCCGGCTTTCATCGAGGGGCGCTACTTCGACGTCCTGGCCTCGAACAGCCTGGCCCGGGCGCTGTCACCCCATCTCACCGCCGGGGGCAACCAGCTGCGGGACATGTTCCTGGTCCCGGCCGTGCAGGCGCTGCACCCGGACTGGGAGGACGTCACGGAGTGCTTCGTCGCGAACCTGCGGCAGGCCGTGGGCAACGACTTCGACGATCCCCGCTTCGTCGAGCTGACCGAGGAGCTCTCGCTGGCGAGCCCGAGGTTCCGCCGGCTCTGGGCCCGCCACGAGGTGCGCGGGCAGCGCGGGACGCCGATCCGGATCAACCACCCCCAAGTGGGTGAACTGACCCTCAACCGCGAACGTCTCGCCATCGCCGGGACCGACGGCCTGATGCTCGTCGTGTGCCACCCGGACGCGGGTTCGGCCGACGCGGACAAGCTGGCCCTGCTGGCTTCCTCCGACCTGCCGACGAGGCCTCGCCGCAACCGCGGAGCACCGCTGGACAACGCCGCGGTCGGGTAG
- a CDS encoding glycoside hydrolase family 13 protein has protein sequence MTQDWWREAVIYQVYVRSFADSDGDGVGDLPGIRSRLPYLADLGVDAVWITPFYRSPMADGGYDVADYRTVDPMFGSNDDARALLDEAHALGIRVIVDLVPNHTSDRHEWFQQALASPPGSPERARYHFRDGLSSSDGHGDLPPNDWESVFGGPAWTRTADGQWYLHLFAPEQPDLNWDQPEVRDEFLDVLRFWLDLGVDGFRIDVAHGMVKADGLPDVGTPGHLKLLGTESLPFFDQDGVHEIYRDWRKVLDSYPGNRIGVAEAWTPSPERTARYLRADELHQAFNFHYLTAEWTAADVKQVIDDSLAAMRPVAAPTTWVLSNHDVQRHVTRYGSVARARAAAMLMLALPGSAYVYQGEELGLPEVLDLPEDVLQDPVWTRSGHTDRGRDGCRVPIPWTPDGPSFGFGDGGSWLPQPSSWADLSVASQLGDPNSVLELYRSALRVRREHPDLGAGSDVEWLEEGLEEGLEGGLDAPAATATGVLAFRRGAFTCVVNFGPDVARLRADGEVLLASGGLATEDADVLVPPDTTVWLSRP, from the coding sequence ATGACGCAGGACTGGTGGCGCGAGGCCGTCATCTACCAGGTCTACGTGCGCAGCTTCGCCGACTCGGACGGCGACGGCGTCGGTGACCTGCCCGGCATCCGCTCCCGGCTGCCCTACCTGGCCGACCTCGGCGTGGACGCCGTCTGGATCACGCCGTTCTACCGGTCCCCGATGGCCGACGGCGGCTACGACGTCGCCGACTACCGGACCGTCGACCCGATGTTCGGTTCCAACGACGACGCCAGGGCGCTCCTGGACGAGGCGCACGCGCTCGGCATCCGGGTGATCGTGGACCTGGTCCCGAACCACACCAGCGACCGGCACGAGTGGTTCCAGCAGGCCCTCGCCTCACCTCCCGGCTCCCCGGAACGCGCCCGCTACCACTTCCGCGACGGCCTCTCCTCCTCCGACGGCCACGGCGACCTCCCGCCCAACGACTGGGAGTCCGTCTTCGGCGGCCCCGCGTGGACCAGGACCGCCGACGGCCAGTGGTACCTGCACCTGTTCGCGCCCGAGCAGCCGGACCTGAACTGGGACCAGCCGGAGGTGCGCGACGAGTTCCTCGACGTGCTGCGCTTCTGGCTCGACCTCGGCGTGGACGGCTTCCGCATCGACGTCGCGCACGGCATGGTCAAGGCCGACGGCCTGCCCGACGTCGGCACGCCCGGCCACCTCAAGCTGCTGGGCACGGAGTCGCTGCCGTTCTTCGACCAGGACGGCGTGCACGAGATCTACCGCGACTGGCGCAAGGTGCTCGACTCCTACCCGGGCAACCGGATCGGCGTGGCCGAGGCGTGGACGCCGAGCCCCGAGCGCACCGCCCGCTACCTGCGCGCCGACGAGCTGCACCAGGCGTTCAACTTCCACTACCTGACCGCCGAGTGGACCGCCGCCGACGTCAAGCAGGTCATCGACGACTCGCTGGCCGCGATGAGGCCGGTCGCCGCGCCGACCACGTGGGTGCTGTCCAACCACGACGTGCAGCGGCACGTGACCCGGTACGGCAGCGTGGCGCGCGCCCGTGCCGCCGCGATGCTGATGCTCGCGCTGCCCGGCAGCGCCTACGTCTACCAGGGCGAGGAGCTGGGCCTGCCCGAGGTGCTCGACCTGCCCGAGGACGTCCTGCAGGACCCGGTGTGGACGCGGTCCGGCCACACCGACCGGGGCCGGGACGGCTGCCGCGTGCCGATCCCGTGGACGCCCGACGGCCCGTCGTTCGGCTTCGGCGACGGCGGCTCGTGGCTGCCGCAGCCCTCCTCGTGGGCCGACCTCAGCGTGGCGAGTCAGCTCGGTGACCCGAACTCGGTGCTGGAGCTGTACCGCAGCGCGCTGCGCGTGCGGCGGGAGCACCCGGACCTCGGCGCGGGCTCGGACGTCGAGTGGCTGGAAGAAGGGCTGGAAGAGGGGCTGGAAGGTGGGCTCGACGCGCCGGCGGCCACGGCGACCGGCGTGCTGGCGTTCCGCCGCGGCGCCTTCACCTGCGTGGTGAACTTCGGCCCTGACGTGGCACGTCTGCGCGCCGACGGCGAGGTGCTGCTCGCCTCCGGTGGTCTCGCGACCGAAGACGCGGACGTCCTCGTGCCGCCGGACACGACCGTGTGGCTCTCGCGCCCGTAG
- a CDS encoding LacI family DNA-binding transcriptional regulator, with protein sequence MTARLSDIATQAGVSEATVSRVVNGKPGVSATTRQAVVAAMDVLGYERPPRLRQRSAGLIGLITPELNNPIFPAFAQVIEQVLTRDGYTPVLCTQTPGGSTEDQLTEMLVDRGVTGIVFVSGLHADTTADKDRYVKLAGRGVPFVMVNGYTDQVSAPFVSVDNRAAVRLAVTHLVELGHETIGLAVGPPRFVPAQRMVEGFTLVRPRAAALVEHSLFTVEGGQAAANALLDRGCTAIVCGSDLMAFGAIRAARHRGLDVPRDVSVVGFDDSPLIVFADPPLTTIRQPVEAMGQAAVHALLEEIGGTPAPHAEFVFQPELVVRGSTGARPR encoded by the coding sequence GTGACAGCGCGGCTCAGTGACATCGCGACCCAGGCAGGCGTGAGCGAGGCGACGGTCAGCCGAGTGGTCAACGGCAAGCCAGGCGTCTCGGCCACGACCCGCCAGGCGGTGGTCGCCGCGATGGACGTGCTCGGCTACGAGCGCCCGCCCAGGCTCCGCCAGCGCAGCGCCGGGTTGATCGGGTTGATCACCCCCGAGCTGAACAACCCGATCTTCCCGGCGTTCGCGCAGGTCATCGAGCAGGTGCTGACCCGCGACGGCTACACGCCGGTGCTGTGCACGCAGACGCCCGGCGGCTCCACCGAGGACCAGCTGACCGAGATGCTGGTCGACCGGGGCGTCACCGGGATCGTCTTCGTGTCCGGCCTGCACGCCGACACGACCGCCGACAAGGACCGGTACGTGAAGCTGGCCGGGCGCGGCGTGCCGTTCGTGATGGTCAACGGCTACACCGACCAGGTGTCCGCGCCGTTCGTCTCGGTGGACAACCGGGCGGCTGTCCGGTTGGCGGTCACCCACCTGGTCGAACTCGGGCACGAGACGATCGGCCTGGCCGTGGGTCCGCCGAGGTTCGTGCCCGCCCAACGCATGGTGGAGGGCTTCACGCTCGTCCGACCGCGGGCCGCCGCCCTGGTCGAGCACTCCTTGTTCACCGTCGAGGGCGGCCAGGCGGCGGCCAACGCCCTGCTGGACCGCGGCTGCACGGCGATCGTGTGCGGCAGCGACCTGATGGCGTTCGGCGCGATCCGCGCGGCCCGCCACCGGGGCCTCGACGTGCCGCGTGACGTCTCCGTCGTCGGCTTCGACGACTCGCCGCTGATCGTGTTCGCCGACCCGCCGCTGACCACGATCCGGCAGCCGGTCGAGGCGATGGGGCAGGCCGCCGTGCACGCGTTGCTGGAGGAGATCGGCGGCACGCCCGCACCGCACGCGGAGTTCGTGTTCCAGCCCGAGCTGGTGGTGCGCGGTTCGACGGGCGCCCGGCCCAGATGA
- a CDS encoding SDR family NAD(P)-dependent oxidoreductase encodes MANGRSGPFISEGRDVTVTLITGANKGIGFETAKQLSELGHVVYLGARDVERGEKAAAAIGARFVQLDVTDDASVSGAVAAIGSAEGLLDVLVHNAGILTGDDVDGPTALRVFDTNAVGIVRVTQAALPLLRKSANPTVVTVSSSAGSFWAVNNPDRPEFHVRAALYSASKAAATMVTVQYAKSQPGIKFNALEPGFTATDMTAGFGVGRAPEESAKTVVRLATLPVDGPTGTFQDESGDLPW; translated from the coding sequence GTGGCCAACGGCCGGTCAGGGCCATTTATTTCGGAGGGACGCGACGTGACTGTCACACTGATCACCGGGGCCAACAAGGGCATCGGTTTCGAGACGGCCAAACAGTTGTCGGAGTTGGGCCACGTCGTCTACCTCGGCGCGCGTGACGTCGAACGCGGCGAAAAAGCGGCGGCGGCGATCGGCGCGCGATTCGTGCAATTGGACGTGACCGACGACGCCTCGGTGAGCGGCGCAGTGGCCGCGATCGGTTCGGCGGAAGGACTGCTCGACGTCCTGGTGCACAACGCGGGCATTCTGACCGGTGACGATGTCGACGGGCCGACGGCGCTGCGGGTTTTCGACACGAACGCGGTGGGGATCGTGCGCGTCACGCAAGCGGCGCTGCCCCTGCTGCGCAAGTCCGCGAACCCGACGGTGGTCACGGTGTCGAGCAGCGCCGGGTCGTTCTGGGCGGTGAACAACCCCGACCGGCCGGAGTTCCACGTGAGGGCGGCGCTCTACTCGGCGTCCAAGGCGGCGGCCACCATGGTGACGGTCCAGTACGCGAAGTCCCAGCCGGGCATCAAGTTCAACGCGCTCGAACCGGGTTTCACGGCCACCGACATGACGGCGGGCTTCGGAGTCGGGCGAGCACCGGAAGAGAGCGCGAAGACGGTCGTGCGGTTGGCGACCTTGCCGGTGGATGGTCCGACGGGGACGTTCCAGGATGAAAGCGGGGATTTGCCGTGGTGA